AGCCAACCCTCCAAGAGCGATGTATATCTACGATGGCAGCTATGTGAAACTGAGAGAAGTTGCATTGACTTTCGGCGTACCTCAGTCACTCGTTTCAAAATTGAGGGCTTTCAAACAAATCGATATCTCACTGATCGGTCGCAACTTGTGGATCATCCACAAAAATATGGATTACCAAGATCCAGAGGATGGTTTGGGTTCAGGACTATCGGCAGGCGCGGGTGGTTACCAGACAGGTGCTTATCCAGCGGTGAAAAATTATGGATTCAATGTTAAATTCCGTTTTTAAAAACAACATGAAAAAATTAATCATATTCTTATTACCAATCGTGTTGCTAGCATCCTGCGTAGATAGCCTGGATGACTATAACATCAATGAGAAGAAGGCGACGACTGTCCCCCCGGTCACCCTTTTTTCCAATGCCCTGAAAGGCTTGGCAGACGTGTTGACTACGCCCAGCGTAAACACAAACAACTACCGCCTATATGTTCAGCACTGGTCTACAACCACTTATTTGGATGAGCCACGTTACAACCTTACCGCGCGTACCATTCCACAAGCTCTGTGGCAGGCAGTTTATCGCGATGTGATTTCCGATTTGAACGAGGCAAAAAGACTTCTTAATGAAGATGCGCTAATTGATCCCAAAGTCAAAGCAAACGAATTGGCACAACTTGAAATCGTCGAAGTTTACAGCTGGTCGGTACTGTTGAACACTTTCGGAAACATTCCTTATTCAGAGGCTTTGAATCCAAGCAATCCGCTTCCAAAATACGATGATGCAAAGACTGTCTACGACGCGATCTTGGTTCGTCTTGACGCGGCATTGGCTTCGATAGATCCGGCTGCGGGTAGCAATTTTGGCGCAGGTGACCTGATCTATAACACTGGAGGAAAATCTGACATGACCAAATGGGTTAAATTCGGAAACTCCCTGAAACTGAAACTGGGAATGATCCTTGCGGATGTCGATGCTGCAAAAGCAAAAACTTTGGTAGCTGCTGCAGCACCAAACGTGTTTACCTCAAATGCGGACAGAGCACGATTCCCATATATCGCCACACCACCAAACTATAATCCAATCGCACAGAACCTTAACATTCTGTATTCAACACGGCAGGATTATGTAGGCGCGTCTACGCTGATCGATCCATTGAATGCATTGAACGATCCTAGAAGGGCTTCATTCTTCACAACAACAGCAGATGGAAAATATGTTGGTGGTAACTACGGTTTTCTCAATACTTATGCAAACTTCTCTCACGTAGGAACAAAAATTATCGAGCCAGCATTGGAAGGTTTGTTAATGGACTACACTGAGGTTGAATTCTATCTTGCAGAAGCTGTTGAAAGAGGCTTTATAACCTCCGGGACTGCTCCTGAACATTACAATGCGGCGATCACTGCTTCGATACTATATTGGGGTGGTACTGCGGCAGATGCAACTACCTATCTGGCGCAGCCAAAAGTTGCTTACACTACTGCAACAGGTGATTTTAAAGAAAAAATCGGTTTCCAGAAATGGATCGCTTTGTACAACCGTGGATGGGAAGCCTGGCTGGAATGGAGAAGGTTGGATTATCCAAAATTACTCCCTCCTTCGGGCGGAAGCGCTCCCGCGGGATTAGCAATTCCAGTAAGGATCATATATCCGATCAACGAACAGACTTTGAACCCAGCTAATCGCGAAGCTGCCGGTACCGCCATCGGTGGTGACCTTGCTACTACCAAACTGTGGTGGGATAAGTTCTGATTTTAATCAAAAGTTATTAGAAAGAGGCGGGATATCCCGCAGCCATGGTCGGAAGAAATTCCGGCCATTTTTTATGTCTTAAAAAGCCGATTCGGGTTTCCGCCGTAATGGATCACGATCAAAGCAATTGCCAAGTGTCTGACCTCCATCGAAAACCTTCGTTTGGCGGTTTTATATCCAATGGTGTTGGCCTTTTTGTACATTAAAATGATCATAGTCGCCATCAGGGTCATGTATAGCATGATCTGTATTCCATTCCTGCCCAAAGAGACCAGATGGCTCACAAAATATTACGGTGCCCATTATCCTTTTCAACATGTCCCATATATCTGCTTCTGGCAAGGCCATATCTTCGCTGGCATAGCCGGGCAGCGGTAAAGACATCAGAATGACACAGCAGCACACCATCAAAAGATAAAACATCTTCTTACCATGCAGCACTTTGGTATAATGGTCGATCCGGGTGGTTGCCGATAAATGGTCGATAAGGGCTTCGGGAGCAAACCCCAACAGATGTTTATATTGATTCTGTGATCCTTAAAAACGGGCATATCCTACTGGTTATCAATAATTAAAGATAGCCAAAAAATCTGCCTGTTAAGATATAATCAATTGATTATCCATTATATAATAAATAAAACTAAACCATTTTAAACAAAAAAAATCGGAAGAATAAATCTTCCGACCGTGACTGGGCAAAACCCGGCATTTTCTGTTTTACTTCTTCCCATATTTGCCCTTATACTTCTCATAAAGCCGTTTCTGCTTATCATCCAGGTCTACTTTCCCGCCTTTGATGAAAACCATTGTCACTACGTTACCACGCATATCCAGTATATCACCTTCGGAAACGATCAGTGAAGCTTGCTTGCCTTTTTCCAGGGTTCCTACTTCCTTTTCTGCTCCTATGATCTCCGCTGCATTTTTGGTAATAAATTGCAAAGCATCTTCGGGAGCAACGTTGCCAAAACCGGAAGAAGTACCGGCCAGAAATGCGAGGTTGCGCGTGCGCCACCATTCATCCGCATAGGTAACCGCGACTTTAACACCAGCTTTATGAAGCAAGCCCGGTAATTCGTAAGGCATATATACATTTTCGTCTGCCCTGTTTGGAAGACGATGCGTAGGGTTCAGGATGACAGGAACATTGTTTTCTTTCAAAAAGCCAGCCACCTTATATGACTCATCCCCTCCTACTATCACCAACTTTTTTACGCCTGCCTCCTTCGCAAATTTGACAGCTTCAATGATGTCTTTGGCATAATCGGCGCGAATGTAA
The genomic region above belongs to Dyadobacter pollutisoli and contains:
- a CDS encoding SusD/RagB family nutrient-binding outer membrane lipoprotein; this encodes MKKLIIFLLPIVLLASCVDSLDDYNINEKKATTVPPVTLFSNALKGLADVLTTPSVNTNNYRLYVQHWSTTTYLDEPRYNLTARTIPQALWQAVYRDVISDLNEAKRLLNEDALIDPKVKANELAQLEIVEVYSWSVLLNTFGNIPYSEALNPSNPLPKYDDAKTVYDAILVRLDAALASIDPAAGSNFGAGDLIYNTGGKSDMTKWVKFGNSLKLKLGMILADVDAAKAKTLVAAAAPNVFTSNADRARFPYIATPPNYNPIAQNLNILYSTRQDYVGASTLIDPLNALNDPRRASFFTTTADGKYVGGNYGFLNTYANFSHVGTKIIEPALEGLLMDYTEVEFYLAEAVERGFITSGTAPEHYNAAITASILYWGGTAADATTYLAQPKVAYTTATGDFKEKIGFQKWIALYNRGWEAWLEWRRLDYPKLLPPSGGSAPAGLAIPVRIIYPINEQTLNPANREAAGTAIGGDLATTKLWWDKF